In the genome of Curtobacterium sp. MCLR17_036, the window CGTGCCTACAGTCGCGTGCAGGACTGAATACCACTCAGTACGCAGCGCCCATCCCCGGGGGCGCTGCTCCGTGCGCCGGCCAGTGGGTGGCGCGCGGTGCCCCTGACCCGACCCGGGCCTCTCGGAGGTACAGCACAGCCATGTCCAAGCACGTCGTCGCGACCACCGCTGGTCGCAAGCGGTTCAGCCCGCTCGTCATCGGCGCGGGGATCGCAGCTGCCATCGCCCTGTCCATGTCCTTCTCGGGCACCCTCTCGGCGTACACCGCGAGCTTCCTGCACCCGAACAACACCGTCTCGACCGCGTCGATCGACGTCGCCGAGACGAACGAGGCCGGGTCGAGCACCACCTGCACCACCGATGCCTCCGGTTCCGCCACGTGCTCGACGCCCAACCTGTACAGCGGGCAGACCCTGCGCCCCGGCGACAGCAAGACCACGAACGTGACCTTCAAGAACAGCGGCAAGGCGGAGCCGAAGCAGATGACGCTGACCGGCGGCTCCTGCGCCACCACCCCGTCGGGGAACAGCGTCGACCTGTGCCAGAAGGTGATCGTGACCATGAAGTGGTTGGACGCCGACGTGCTGCCCGACGCGACGACCCCGGCGAGCCTCGCCGGTACGTCGACCACCATCCCGTACCCGCTGCAGCCGTCCGAGGTGCGGACCGCGAAGATCACCGTCACACTGCCGGCGAACTCGGCCAACAACACCGCCGGCCTCTCGCTCTCCCAGCCCCTCACCTGGACCTTCACCGCCTGAGCGGGACGGTCGGCGACCGGCGTCGTCGATCCCTGACAGCCGATGAGCACGAGCAGCCTCCAGAGCCCCGGGACCGTCGTCGTCGACGGCCCCGGGGTCGCCGTGCTGCCCGCGCGCGGTCGTCGCCGTGGGCGGGGCACCGGCGTCTCGGTCCGGGTCGGGGTGGTCCTGCTGCTCGTCGCGCTCGTGGTGGGCGCCCTGACGATCGCAGCCCTGTCGGGTGTGCGGGTGTTCGACGTCCGCACGCCGTCGATGGGCACCGCGGCGCCCGTCGGCAGCCTCGTCGTCACCCGGCCGGCGACGGCGGGCGACCTCGCGGTGGGCGAGGTCATCACCTTCCGTCCGGGAGCGGGCGGCGACCGGTACACGCACCGGATCGACGCGTCGGGGCCGTCGGGCATCCGGACCAAGGGCGACGTGAACGGCTCGCCCGACGCCTGGCTCCTCGACCCCTCCGACACCGTCGGCCGGGTCGTCGCCGTCCTGCCGGTCGTCGGGTGGGCGGGCCGTGCGCTCCCCTGGATCGTCGCCGCGGTGGCCCTCGTGTGGTTCGCCACCGGTTTCCTCGCCCCGGGCGACCTCCGGTCGGCGCTGCGGCTGTTCGGTGCCGCGCTGTCGGTCGCGGTGGTGGGCGCGGTCCTGCGGCCGTTCGTGGCGCTCCAGCTGCTCGGCACCTCGGCCGACGCGGGCGACGGCGTCGCACGGGTCGTGTCGACGGGTGTGCTCCCGATCCGTGTAACGGTCACCGACGGCGGGTCCGCACACCTGCTGAGCGGCGGGACCGCCGAGCTCGCCGTGCCGGGCGACACGGACGGCGTCTTCCACGTCGCGTCGCGGCTCGACCTGTCCGTGACCGGGTGGGCCGTCCTCGGGCTCGTCTGCGCCGTCCCGGTCGTCGTCGCGTTCGTCGTCGGCCGGACGACCGCGCCGCTGGTCGACGCCGGCGCGTCCGCCGCCCCGGCCGCGGAGGACGCACGGTGAGCGCGACGGTCCCGCGACCCGCGGGGACGCGGCGTCCGTGGCGGTCCCTGGTCGTGGCCCTGATCGCTGTCGGGGTCGTCGTCGCCGGTCTGTTCCCGACCACCGACGGTGCCTACACGGCGACCTTCGCGCACCCGACGAACTCCGTGGCGAGCGCGTCGAGCTACAACCGCACCACGTTCCCGTACCGCGACTCGTTCGCCGGCGGCCAGGCCGGTTGGACCACCTACAACGGCTGCTGGGCGACCACGACGACCTTCGGGTACGGCAAGTTCATCGAGTCCTGCGGCGGCACCGACGGCCCGAAGGCCGTGACGGGCAACCCGGAGTGGACGGACTACACGATGCAGGGCGACGTGCAGGTGAACGAGGGCAACCAGGCCGGTCTGCTCGTCCGGGTGACGTCGCCCGCTGCCGGCACCGACGCGATGAACGCGTACTACGCCGCGATCGACCTGTCGACGAACGCACTGTTCATCGGTCGGATGCGCAACGGCAGCTACTCGCCGTCGCTGGCGCGCACCACGATCCCCGGCGACCTGCGGCGCGGGCAGTTCTACCACCTGGTCGTCCAGGCGTCCGGGTGCACGATCATGGCCTGGCAGACCACCGTCGGCGCGAACGACTGGACCCGCGCCACCTACACGGACTCCTCGGACACGTGCCTGACCGCCGGTGCGATCGGCTTGCGGAACCAGGACAGCAAGGCGGGCTACCGGTTCGTGACCGCGACCCAGGGGGCTCCGAAGCCGTCGGTGACCCCCTCCCCGTACAACTCGACCTTCGCGACCGCCTCGTTCAACGACGGTTCGGCGGCCGCGACGTACGGCGGCTCGTGGACCTTCGACCAGCAGCAGGAGACGATCCTCGACACCGCCGACCAGAACGTCGGCGACAAGCAGGTGCTGAACCGCTCGTGGGGCGACATGACGCTGACCGGCGACGTGCGCCTGATGCGGGAACCGACCGCCGCCACCGACGCCGGGTTCATCACGCGGGTGAACGACGCCGGAGCGGGCACGGACGCGTTCCGCGGGTTCTCCGCCGGCATCAGCGGCACGAGCCTCGTCGTCGGGCAGCACGACGCCGGTCGCTGGGTGCCCGGGGCGTCGACGGCCCTGCCCCGTCCGGCCCGGCTCGGCGAGTGGTGGCACGTGACGGTGGCGGTCGTCGGCTGCGTGGTCACCGCCACCGCATCGCCGTCGGCCGGTGGCACCGTCGTGCAGGCGAGCGCCGACTTCGGCTCCTGCAGCACGACGAGCGGCGCGGTCGGCGTCCGCGAGCACGCCGTCGAGGCGCAGTGGCGCAACCTGGCGGTCACCCCGCGCTGACGCGCTCGCCCGCCGCTGACGCGCTCGCCCGCCGCCGACGCGCTCGCCCGCCCGCCCGCCCGCCGCTGACGCTCCTGGGCCCGCACCGCAGCGTCGGGTGGTGACCGGCAGACGGACGGGAGGCACGTGACCGGCCCGCCCCGTGCCTCCCGACCGGAAGCAGGTCGCGAAAGCGACAGTCTGCCGCCGACGATCCACAGGAATCTGTCGCTTTCGCAGAAAGGATCCACGGCCGCCCGTGCTCGGTCAGGAGGAGCGCGCCGCCAGCGCCTGCTGGTACTCCCGGCGGACGGCGTCGCCGCCCCGGCGACGCCACTCGCGCACGACGGACCGCCACGACGACACTTTCGCCCTCCCGAGCAGCACGTCGTTGATCGCGTTCGTCGCGAAGGTGCCGAGTGCCGGACCCTTCGTCGAGTTCGTCGGCGAGTACAGGCCGTACGCGGGGTTGGCGAGCCCCCGGTCCACCCACGACGCGAGCGAGTCGTGCACGGTGTCGGTCATCTCCGGGTGCCCCGCGTAGAACAGCGGCAGCGGGCACTCGGTGAAGTACTGCAGCGGGAACTCACCGAGCGCGGTCTCGCTGTTGCCGGTCTTCGTCAGGACGGGGGCGCCGTCCCGGTACTCGAAGTCGCGACCCTCGATGCCGAACTTGCGGTAGGTCCAAGCCTCGGTGCCGAAGGGCGACGCGCACCAGTCGAGCACCTCGAGCAGCATCCGCACGCGTTCCTCGGAGCCGGCGGCGACGGCGCTGATGGTGTTGTTCGGGTCGCCGAGCCACGGCTCCGGCTCGGATCCGGCCGGACCGACGAACGGCGCGATCGTCAGCTCGAAGCCGCTGCCGGGCGTCGCCTGCTGCAGCAGCCCCGGGATGGCGGTGTAGGTGTCGCAGAGCATGAGCGCCGAGCCCTGCACGAACCAGACCTTGCCGTTGTAGGCCGTGATGCTGTCCGGGTGGACGAGGTCCTCGGCGACGAGCTTCCGCGACACCTCGAGCAGGTCCTGGTACTCGTCGAGCTCGTACATGTGGGTGAAGCGCCCGCCCTCCTGCCGCCACTGGTTCGGCAGGCCGAACATCGGCGCGAGGGCGTTGGTCGGGACGGAGGCCAGCGCCCAGCGGTTGCGGTGCGGGTCGGAGACCTCGCGGCAGAGCTGCACGAACTCGTCGACGGACGAGAACGACGGGTCGACGCCGAGCTGCGCGAACAGGTCCTGGCGGCGGGACAGCGCCTGCGACGCGAGCGGTCCGCGCGGGACCGGGACGCCGTAGATGCCGCCGGAGAACACCGTGCCCCGCCACGACGCCGTCGGCAGGTTCGCCAGGTACGGGTAGTCGCGCACCCCGCTGCCCGACAGGTACGGGCTGAGGTCCGCCGCCTTCGCCTCGAGGAACTGCGGCAGGTACGGGAACGACCCGAACACGGTGAAGACGTCGCCGAGGGTGTCGCCGGCGACCTGGGTGGCGAACTTGTTGCCGAAGTCGGCGTTCGGGGTGATGGTGAGGTCGAGGTCGATCCCCATCCGCTCGTCGAGGCCCTGCCAGTACGGGTTCGAGCCCTTCGACGGCGGCACGGGCGAGTTCGTGGGGACGCTGCCGTGCACGGTCGATCCGTCCCCGGGCACGCCGTCGGTGGGCACGAGCGTCGCCGGGATCCGCCGGAACGCGCTCGGCATGAGCGGGCTGGTCTGCGGCAGCGCCGGTCGCGGACCGCCGGTCCACGGCACGTGGTCCGGCAGGGTGACCGCGCGGTTGATGGCGGTGACGTCGGTCGAGCGGGTCACGGTGGAGCAGCCGGCCAGGAGGCCCGTGGCCGCGACCCCGAGACCGCCTGCGATGAGCGCGCGGCGGGTGATGCCGTTGGTGGTCACGTCGGTCAGCCCTTCACCGCGCCGGTCAGGACACCCTTGGCGAAGTGCCGCTGCAGGAACGGGTAGACGATGAGGATGGGCACGATCGAGACGACGAGGATCGCCATCTGGATCGACGCCTGCGGGGGCAACGCGTCGGAGGAGGCGCCGAGGTCGGAGCCGCCGAGCTGCGCGTTGTTGATGACGTAGGTCCGGAGCACGAGCTGCAGGGGCCACTTCGCGGTGTCGTTGATGTAGAGCAGGGCGTTGAAGAACGCGTTCCAGTACCCGACCGCGTAGAACAGGCCGATGACCGCGAGCACGGCCTTCGACAACGGCAGCACGATGCGCCAGAACACCGCGAAGTCGCCGGCGCCGTCGATGCGGGCCGACTCGAGCAGCTCCTGCGGGATCGCCATGAAGAAGGACCGCATCACGATGACGTTGAACGCGCTGAGGGCCGTCGGCAGGATGAGCGCCCAGTACGAGTCGAGCAGGCCGAACTGCTTGACGACGAGGTAGTTCGGGATGAGCCCCGGTGCGAACAGCAGGCTGACGAGCACCAGGCCGAGCACGACGCCCGAGCCGTACGAGCCGGGGCGGCTGAGCGCGTAGGCGAGCATCGCGGTGACGAACAGGCTGACCAGCGTGCCGACCGTCGTGATGCCGATGCTCACGACCAGTGCGCGGGTGACGACCCCGCCGGCGAAGATGCTCTCGTAGGCACCGAGGTCGAGGCCCTCCGGCCACATCACGAAGCCGCCGGCGTCGTTCACCTGCGCGGTCGGGGCCAGGCTCGTCGAGACGATGCCGACGAACGGCAGGATGACGACGAGGCAGATGACGAACAGGACGGTGCCGGTGAGCAGGCGGCCGGGCAGCGGTGCGGCGTCCGGCCCGCCGCGCTTCCGCTTCCGCTGCCCGGGGACGGTCACCGTGTGCGTGGCGGTCATCGCGTTTCCTTCCGGTAGACGCCCGCTTCGCCGAAGACGTGCGCCAGCTTGTTGGCGCCGAGCACGAGCAGCACGCCCACGACGCCCTTGACGAGTCCGACGGCGGCGGCGACGCCCCACTGGCCGCCGAGCACGCCGTTGTTGTAGACGTAGGTGTCGAGGACCTCGCTGGCGGCACGGCCGACGGCCTGCTGCTGCAGGATGATCTGCTCGAAACCCACCGTGAGCGAGTCCCCGAGGCGCAGGATGAGCAGCAGGACGATGATCCCGCGCATGCCCGGCAGCGTGACGTGCCAGAGCTGCCGCCAGCGGCTCGCGCCGTCCACCTTCGCCGCCTCGTACAGGCTCGCGTCGATCGAGCTGAGGACGGCGAGGAACAGGATCGTCGCCCAGCCGGTGTCCTTCCAGATCACCTGGCTCGTG includes:
- a CDS encoding family 16 glycoside hydrolase, which produces MALIAVGVVVAGLFPTTDGAYTATFAHPTNSVASASSYNRTTFPYRDSFAGGQAGWTTYNGCWATTTTFGYGKFIESCGGTDGPKAVTGNPEWTDYTMQGDVQVNEGNQAGLLVRVTSPAAGTDAMNAYYAAIDLSTNALFIGRMRNGSYSPSLARTTIPGDLRRGQFYHLVVQASGCTIMAWQTTVGANDWTRATYTDSSDTCLTAGAIGLRNQDSKAGYRFVTATQGAPKPSVTPSPYNSTFATASFNDGSAAATYGGSWTFDQQQETILDTADQNVGDKQVLNRSWGDMTLTGDVRLMREPTAATDAGFITRVNDAGAGTDAFRGFSAGISGTSLVVGQHDAGRWVPGASTALPRPARLGEWWHVTVAVVGCVVTATASPSAGGTVVQASADFGSCSTTSGAVGVREHAVEAQWRNLAVTPR
- a CDS encoding carbohydrate ABC transporter permease; its protein translation is MTATHTVTVPGQRKRKRGGPDAAPLPGRLLTGTVLFVICLVVILPFVGIVSTSLAPTAQVNDAGGFVMWPEGLDLGAYESIFAGGVVTRALVVSIGITTVGTLVSLFVTAMLAYALSRPGSYGSGVVLGLVLVSLLFAPGLIPNYLVVKQFGLLDSYWALILPTALSAFNVIVMRSFFMAIPQELLESARIDGAGDFAVFWRIVLPLSKAVLAVIGLFYAVGYWNAFFNALLYINDTAKWPLQLVLRTYVINNAQLGGSDLGASSDALPPQASIQMAILVVSIVPILIVYPFLQRHFAKGVLTGAVKG